taagaataaaccattgaccatcggagcatgaccataaaacatatctctcatataaatcgaacaaccattattctcagacttaaatgagtagccatctcgtattaaacgagatccagatacaatgttcatgctcaaacatggcactaaataacaattattaaggttcaaaactaatcccgtaggtaaatgtagaggcagcgtgccgacggcgatcacatcgactctggaaccattcccgacgcgcatagtcacctcgtccttcgccagtctccgtttattccgcagctcctgctgtgagttacaaatatgagcaacggcaccggtatcaaatacccaggagttactacgagtactggtaaggtacacatcaatcacatgtatatcaaatatacctttggtgttgccggccttcttatccgctaagtatttggggcagttccgcttccagtgacccttccccttgcaataaaagcactcagtctcaggcttgggtccattctttgacttcttcccggcaacaggcttaccgggcgcggcaacatctttgccgtccttcttgaagttcttcttacccttgcccttcttgaacttagtggtcttattgaccatcaacacttgatgttctttcttgatttcagcctctgctgacttcagcatcgagaacacttcaggaatggtctttaccatcccctgcatgttgtagttcatcacaaagctcttgtagcttggtgggagcgactggaggattctgtcaatgaccgcctcatctgggaggtttatgttcagctgggtcatacggttgtgcaacccagacatcttcaggatgtgctcactgacagaactgttttcctccatcttacaactgtagaacttgtcagagacatcatatctctcgacccgggcatgagcttggaaaactagtttcagctcttcgaacatctcatatgctccgtggtgctcaaaacgcttttggagccccggttctaagctgtaaagcatgccgcactgaacgagggagtaatcatcagcacgagcttgccaagcgttcataacgtcttggttctctgggacgggagcgtcacctagcggtccttctaggacatattgctttcctggcagctatgaggatgatcctcaggttccggacccagtccgtatagttgctaccatcatctttcagcttggttttctctaggaacgcgttgaagttcatgttgacattagcgttggccattgatctacaagacatatttgcaaaggttttagactaagttcatgataataaagttctaatcaaattatgaactcccacttagattagacatccctctagtcatctaagtgttacacgatccgagtcgactagcccgtgtccgatcatcacgtgagacggactagtcatcgtcggtgaacatcttcatgttgatcgtatcttccatacgactcgtgttcgacctttcggtctccgtgttccgaggccatgtctgcacatgctaggctcgtcaagttaaccctaagtgttttcgctgtgtaaaactgtcttacacccgttgtatgtgaacgtaagaatccatcacacccgatcatcacgtggtgcttagaagcgacgaactgtagcaacggtgcacagttaggggagaacacttcttgaaattttgtaagggatcatcttatttactaccgtcgtcctaagtaaacaagatgcataaacataataaacatcacatgcaattatatagttgtgacatgatatggccaatatcataaagctccattgatctccatcttcggggctccatgatcatcttgtcaccggcttgacaccatgatctccatcatcatgatctccatcatcgtgtcttcatgaagttgtcacgccaacgactacttctacttctatgactaacgtttagcaataaagtaaagtagtttacatggcgttattcaatgacacgcaggtcatacaaaaaataaagacaactcctatggctcctgccggttgtcatactcatcgacatgcaagtcgtgaatcctattacaagaacatgatctcatacatcacaattcatcattcatcacaacttctggccatatcacatcacatgatcaatcgctgcaaaaacaagttagacgtcctctaattgttgttgcatcttttacgtggctgcgattgggttctagcaagaacgttttcttacctacgaatcaccacaacgtgattttgtcaacttctatttacccttcataagggccctgttcatcgaatccgctccaactaaagtgggagagacagacacccgccagccaccttatgcaactagtgcatgtcaatcggtggaaccggtctcacgtaagcgtacgtgtaaggttggtccgggccgcttcatcccacaataccgttgagcaagaaaagactagtagaggcaagtaagttgacaagatccacgcccacaacaaattgtgttctactcgtgcattagagaactacgcatagacctagctcatgatgccactgttggggaacgttgcagaaaattaaaatttttcctacggtttcaccaagatccatctatgagttcatctaagcaacgagtcgagggagtgagtttgcatctacataccacttgtagatcgcgtgcggaagcttgcaaggtgatgatggagtcgtactcgacgtgattcgaatcaccgatgaccaagtgctgaacggacagcacctccgcgttcaacacacgtacgggacgggagacgtctcctccttcttgatccagcaaggggaaggagaggttgaggaagacagctccaccggcagcacgacggcgtggtgatggtggagaagcagtactccgacagggcttcgccgagcacacaacggaggaggagaggtgttggggaggggagggctgcgccttggagggtggtgcggctgccctcccctcacccctctatttatagggggaagggagaagggggccggcccctctagatcccatctagaggggggcggcggccaaggggagagggggagagggtggcttgccccccaagccaagggggcgccccctctagggttcccccctcaaccctaggcgcaagggcccaagggagggggtgcgcccagcccaccaggggctggctccctgccccacgcagcccatgtggtcccccgggaggggtggcccctcccggtggacccccggaacccttccggtggccccggtacaataccggtatgaccccgaaacttcccggtgcccgtttgacaacttcccatatataaatctttacctccggacccttccggagctcctcgtgacgtccgggatcccatccgggactccgaacaacattcggtagtcacatactagtcttcctaataaccctagcgtcaccgaaccttaagtgtgtagaccctacgggttcgggagacatgcagacatgaccgagacgctctcaggtcaataaccaacagcgggatctggatacccatgatggctcccacatgctcctcgatgttgtcatcggatgaaccacgatgtcgaggattcgatcaaaccctgtatacaattccctttgtcaatcggtacgttacttgcccgagactcgatcgtcggtatcccaataccttgttcagtctcgttaccggcaagtcactttactcgtaccgtaatgcatgatcccgtgtccaacaccttggtcacattgagctcattatgatgatgcattaccgagtgggcccagagatacctctccgtcatacggagtgacaaatcccagtctcgatccgtgtcaacccaacagatactttcggagatacctgtaatgcacctttatagtcacccagttacgttgtgacgtttgatacacccaaggcactcttacggtatccgggagttacacgatctcatggtcgaaggaagagatacttgacattggcaaagctctagcaaaacaaactacacgatcttttatgctatgcttaggattgggtcttgtccatcacatcattctcctaatgatgtgatcccgttatcaacgacatccaatgtccatagtcaggaaaccatgactatctgttgatcacaacgagctagtcaactagaggctcaccagggacatattgtggtctaagtattcacacgtgtattacgatttccggataatacagttatagcatgaacaaaagacaattatcatgaacattgaaatataataatacttttattattgactctagggcatatttccaacaggagataccgaggccaacttgctacgatcattcaaaaaaaatgaaaacaaagatataatactctttccttacaacttcaaatgagtgttactgtcttgtgcatattcggtttcccttatatattagtccaggttatagtaatgtaattgatgagttatgcatgcgtgtgcagtttccactatattctcctagagattaggcttgagcagggagtagtaaccgtcttggactctaaacgaaaaaatccccaggagtatgcggacatgactgaaatcctcaagaagtaagttaaatcgatcattattcaccatatcagcaactttgttcattttctgatatcaagtaattgttttctttgtccggcagggtttggagaaaattcaccaaaacagttccggaactgccgaaggagctggaatttagacacccaaaagtaagtactatagtagcatgttccgcgcatctcctagtgattcaagcgctagtttcatcaataccatttagcattcttgcttatcagtttgattgacctctatttcttgtaaagtggttgtggcaggaaaaagggaatgatttctgtggatactacgtctgcgagtccatccgccacacgacctgtgagcggggcgggtactctgacgaacaatatgaagtacgtaaataacaacattcacaattttattttattaccatcatttgtattgagtttcattcattcatatatatatgtattgacccccttcttcaaattaggtgtttcagaagcgggatgaactcctagcaccagctcgcatgcgagcaattcaagaggaattggcggcattctttcttgaccaagtgatcgctgaagatggagaatactatgtggaccatgagtccgtatgattatatttgtaagagataattattgtatatatgtagccggtagtgtcggatagatatacgagaacttgttgttcgaccaatctctcggagaaggagaggtggtcgatatcacttctctctgtatgcatatatgttcatgacgatcttctgtttccttcgtttgcttactagctaactagcgtgtctagtcctctctatacgtatgtatagtacgtagcatcgaccaagcacggacgtaagagagcacacttctctctattaattatagctagctaacacaatatatgaaacacctaaattaacccccaaaacccccaacccccccccccccccctttaaaaaaaaacaaaaactccagccACAAAAATACTGACGCATGGAtgctattggttccggttggtgccaccaaccgggaccaaagggtctcctgcctgggctctgcgcactgcccacgtggaggcccatcagtcccggttctagattgaaccgggactaaaggtctagggcattagtaccgacactttagtcccggtttaggaaccgggactaaaggcccttacgaaccgggactataggccctttttctaccagtgtataaCGGGCACGTCTCTAGAACTCCCCTGTTCAACACGCCCTCCACCCATAAGCGCCTAGAAGAGTCAGCGGGCGGATAGCAGGAACCGACCAATCTAGAGGGAGGACATGTGTAGGAAGTCATAATTTGTGGCCCCTAAAGTCTCATGCCCCGAGCAACGGGCAATAACCGAGTGTTGCGCCATCACCTCCGGCCTCCTCCCAATCGATCAAATGCAAAGACAAGTGCCCAACCAAGGCAAAGAAGGCCCGCCTCCAACATGATGCTTCCAAGAAAGGGATGAGGTTGAGGACGCCGCCATCATTGATTCAGCTAGTAAAAAGTCCGAGACTAGCTCGTCCGCCATACACGGATACTAAGCCAAGTCATACATAAATTATTAATGGAGCCAGTCCTTAGCAAAACCTCCACCAACTTCAAGATTTTGTGAAACCTTCACAAGATGTGTACACGACCTTGGTTACAATGTTGAGCTACAAAAAAGTAGAGTGAGATTTGTATTCAGCCTAAAGTGCATCTGCATGCTAAACATAGTCAAACAAAAGAGTTCCAGGAACTCAAATCTGTCATCGGTGCATCTATGTGCTAAAACAAAATTGCACGACAAATTTGAATAAAATGTGCACAATATATGATCAAAGTACAACGAAGTAAGAAACACTTTGACACTTTTGTTTTAGAAGGGAAAATTCTGAAGTACCAATAAGCATTTTATGTTGAACTCCCACATGTACTCCCCCCATTTCGTTTTACTTCACATATTAGATTTGTCTGAACTTTGCAAAGTTAGACCAAATTTATACtggaaaatatcaacatctacaagaCCTAATAAGTATAATATAAAATTATATTTTATGATGGATCTAATGATGTCATtgttgtattgtgaatgttaataaTTTTCTGTGtaaacatggtcaaactttgaagagtttgactttagacaaatctaatatgcagagtaaaaagaaacAATGGGAGTACCAATTTAATTCGTTCAACATCGGTTTCCCAAGGAACAAACATGCAATATATTTTCCACACTGAAATTTATAATATTTGCATATGATATGCATGTAGGATTTTGGCGTAATAAAACTTTGATAGAACTAGCATAGAGCCCTCATAGATGGGCGCATTTGGAACAACAAAAGATTGTTATTTGCGGAGCTGCTATTATTATTAAAGGAGCCCTGATAGATGGGCGCCTTTGGGACACCAAAAGATTTTTATTTGCGAAGgtgctattattattattattaagtaAAGAACATGAACTTGTTATTTAGACTTCGATATGTCATACAGGACCTTGTTATTTGCAAAGCTGTTATTATTACGAAGCATAGAACTCGAGCTTGTACGGTTGTACCTAATTGTACTTTTGACATCTTGTACATGGCTTGTTCTTTATACTTTGACATCTAGTTAAGCAAAGAACAACAAAACACACTTCCACTTATAATTTTTTCAAGTGAGGCTCAAAGCCATGAAAGCAGGCTGCTAAATAATCACATTGTTTGCATACGATAGAAGCTCATAAAAGAAGCGCTTATAATTAAGTAGCAGCATGTACTAGAATGCGCAGAGTATCCATACACAAGACTTCGAGTCGTAGTGAATTCACTTCGTAAAGCTTTCTCTAGAAATAACTAAAAGATACATGATGCAATTTTCAGAAAAAAGAGGCAAAAACGTCCTATCACTTTATTGTTGaatcacatatactccctccgtccgaaaatacttgttaaagaaatggatatatctagatgtattttagttctagatatatccacTTTTATCCATTTTCGCGATAAgtaattccggacagagggagtactatgcatGTACACACTAGAGGGCACTACATTTCTTTTTCGAGTACACTAGTCAATTtgtgcgtgcaatgcacgttaatttggaagtatattaagtgcatgcggatattaagtagaatattatttgtgtgttattataTGATTAACATTATATTTGGCATAAAATTAAccgcacgctaaacgtgttgagcactcAACATTGAAGTAGTCTAAgttgttggattgacatgatttgatagCTAAGATTAATTGATCTGCCCCTTTGAAtctttttatattgatatagatatagatatagactaGAGGGCGCTACATCTATCTACATGTAATGTAGTGTAAAGTAGTCGTCTCCATTGACTCACCCTATATCTTAGACTGCAGGTTCGTTGGTTGGTTCGTCGTACTCTCGCGTAATGTGCGTGTACTGATAGCACTGATCATAATTAACACCTCAACGACATTCTCATGGTTAGTTGACCGCCAGTCGCGCCAGCTGATTAACTTTTTGCTGTACGGCCAACACATCTCGGCTAGCACGACTGATGCCCAGCTCTGCCGTGTCACCTCCACTCGCCGTTCCTATGCAAGATACAGCGCGCGGTCCAGCCCCGTTGAAAGTTTGGCATGCCTATCGTTTAACTATGTGTGTGCCGGCAACTGCCCGTAGTTGCACCAAACGATGGTTGATTATTTTCAGGAATCTAGCTAGGACGAAATTACTCCTCAAAAACATATATACAGGTAGTACAATGAAATTTATCGTGCCACCTTATCAGAATATTCCCACATGCATGGCTGGGGGCATCAGTTAGTTGGCAGAGACAGAAAATTAGAGCTATGTGCATGGAAGCTCGGAAGAGCATTATAAATAGGGCATCATGTATGCACAACACTTCATCAGCTCAGCTCTCAGCTCCAAAGAAAGCCTGCCTAGCTAGCTCTCTTGAGACTTGAGAGCTTAACTTTGTTGTGACTTGTGAGCTCCCCATGGCTTCGTCCACTGTCTGGCAATGCCTTGTTGCTCTCTCCCTCTTCTCCTCCGCCGCCTACGGCTACGGCTACGGGGATGGCAACGGCAATGACAATGGCTACGGTGACGGCAATGGCAACAGCTACGGCTACGGGAACGGGCAGCTGGATCCCAAGTTCTATGAGAAGAGCTGCCCTGCTCTGGGGTTCATCGTGCGCGTGAGCATGATCAAGGCCGTCCTCACGGAGCGCCGCATGGGCGCCTCCCTCCTTCGCCTCTTCTTCCATGACTGCTTCGTTCAGGTAAACACACTCACCATGCACGTACGAGGTTACATTCGTGATCACGTCAAGAGGTGGTGCGACGACACATATGTATGTCTCTCTCAGGGCTGCGATGGGTCCATCCTTCTGGACGACGTGCCGGCGACCAACTTCACGGGCGAGAAGACCGCCTTCCCCAACGTCAACTCCGTCCGTGGCTTCGAGGTCATCGACGATATCAAGAGGAATGTGGAGTACGTCTGCCCGGGCGTCGTGTCCTGCGCCGACATCCTCGCCTTGGCCGCACGGGGGGGCACAGTTCTGGTACGTACAGTACGTGCCTGCATGGCGCGCAGCAGCACACGTTCACGttctgcatgcatgtgtgtacgttCATTACTTGGTACAGTTACGCTGACCACAATCTGCATGCGTGCACGTACTTTGTCACGTACGTGCGCAGCTCGGCGGCCCAAGCTGGGCGGTGCCGCTGGGCCGGCGGGACTCGACGACGGCGAGCCTGGACGGCGGGAACAGCGACCTCCCGGGGCCGACGCTGAACCTGACCGAGCTCATCCAGTCATTCGCCAACAAGAGCCTGAGCCCGCGCGACCTCACGGCGCTCTCGGGCGCGCACACCATCGGCTTCTCGCAGTGCGTCTTTTTCCGGGATCACATCTACAACGACACCAACATCGACCCCGCGTTCGCCGCCGATCTACGCCGCAGCTGCCCCGCCCCGGCAGGCTCCGGCGACACCAACCTGACGCCGCTCGACGCGCAGACACGGTTCGTCTTCGACAACGCCTACTACCCCAACCTTGTGGCGCGGCGGGCCCTGCTGCACTCCGACCAGGAGCTCTTCAACGGCGCCGCCCaggacgagctggtgcggcagtACAGCGCCGACAGCGCGCTCTTCTTCGCCGACTTCGTGGCCGCGATGATCAAGATGGGGAACATCACCCCGCTCACCGGAAGCGCCGGCGAGATCAGGCGCAACTGCAGGGTCGTCAACAGCAGCTGATCCCTCCCAGAATTTCAGGTTGCAGAGCAAACAACTTGCGGGGAAGCAAGGAATGTATGTTGAAAAGTTTGTGTAACTAATTTTTATTTTCGTTTAAATCTCACCTCTGTAATAAGTTCACTGTACACCGAGAGTTTTCTGTTATCAACTACTGTTGTTACGTTTTGGCAGAATTGAATTCAGTTCATTCGATTGAATTTCAAATTTCGGTTCTGACAGAATTTGAACTTGATTCTGAAATATTCCAACAACAACTtttagagagaattccttatttaacaccgtgtctaaattttatgccctatTTGACATCCAGAAATAATTTCTTCCCTATCTAACAACGAGTCTAAATTTTATGCATTTTATAACACTTCGTTTCATTTTGAGCcaaaatgacacctgaaaagacccCTTTGCCCTCAAGTGGTATgtttgtgtgcgcgtgtgtgtgctgCTGCGTGTGCGCGCGCGTACATGTGTGCTACTGCTGAGtgtctgtgtgtgtgcgtgtgtgtttgctACTGCATGTGTACGTGTGTGTTTGCTAGTgggtgtgtgcgtgcatgtgtgtgtgcgcacgcgcatGCTGTTGCGTGCGTATGTGTTGTGTGCGTTCgtgctgcgtgcgtgtgtgtgtgtgatacgAGCGTGCAGTGACGAGGACAGAAATATTTTTTAGGTGTGGCAGAGTTTATGAAGGGCAAAATCATATATAATATAACTATGCAAGAGCTCGCTAGAATAGTACATATAACTTTGTGTTCAACAAATACGACCAAACTGCGTGTACTCTTTTTAAAGGGGAAACGTGTGGAGTGCACTGAAGGCACATGCTGATCAAGGAGCACGGCCCATTAGCCATTATCCATCATCTATCAGAAATCAGACCAGCAGGGCCGGCACGGACGCACGGCTAAGCTAAAACCAAACACGTACTATACAGGAGTATGCTAGCTAGTATATCATACAACTAAGTATGTGCACCAAATATTAGGTATGACGGGCACCAAATCTTGCCACATTGCTGGCTTCGCCCCTGCGTGCGTGTGTGTTGTTGTGTGCGTGCACGTGCGTGTGTGTTGCTATGTGTGTGCTACTCCCTCGCACTGATGTTGCGTGTGTGCTACTGCCCCACGCACACACAAATCGCATGAAGGATAAAAGAGTCTTTTTCGGTCTTATTTAGACTTAAAATGGACAAAAATGTCATAAAATGCATAAAATTTAGACTCGCTGTTAAATAGGGAAGAAAAAGTTTTTTAATATCAAATAAGGAAACGAAATTTAagatagtgttaaataaggaattcttttCAACTTTTATGTTTGTATGCTATATGAAAATTTAAGTTATTCATTCTACAAAACTTCGTTGTCTAAATCTGAACCTCATTGTCATACATCAAAATTAGCTCAAATTAAATTAGCTCGGAATTGCACAAAATTCATCCCGAAGACCAGCCAGATCCATTTGctatctcctctcttcttcctcctccgcgtcGTCCGTCTCGCACTCCG
The sequence above is drawn from the Triticum aestivum cultivar Chinese Spring chromosome 7A, IWGSC CS RefSeq v2.1, whole genome shotgun sequence genome and encodes:
- the LOC123146891 gene encoding peroxidase P7-like produces the protein MASSTVWQCLVALSLFSSAAYGYGYGDGNGNDNGYGDGNGNSYGYGNGQLDPKFYEKSCPALGFIVRVSMIKAVLTERRMGASLLRLFFHDCFVQGCDGSILLDDVPATNFTGEKTAFPNVNSVRGFEVIDDIKRNVEYVCPGVVSCADILALAARGGTVLLGGPSWAVPLGRRDSTTASLDGGNSDLPGPTLNLTELIQSFANKSLSPRDLTALSGAHTIGFSQCVFFRDHIYNDTNIDPAFAADLRRSCPAPAGSGDTNLTPLDAQTRFVFDNAYYPNLVARRALLHSDQELFNGAAQDELVRQYSADSALFFADFVAAMIKMGNITPLTGSAGEIRRNCRVVNSS